The window CTTTCAGCATCGGGGGTACCGACGCATCATCTCATTTCGGGAGCTGGCCGGATACCTGGGCGCTCGCGTGCAGGCCCGGTATCGGCGAGAGTCGGACCGGGAAGAGGTCGTCCTGTCGGTCCGCATCGACCGAACGGGCGGGCCCGGCGGTCCGGAAAGCCGCTTCTTTTCGAATCACTCCATGCGGTGGACGCTCTACGCCCCCGGCCGGGCCGTCCTGCGTGTCGTCGATGGCCGGGGCCGAAGCCTAAACTACTATATAGATGCGCCGGGCGTCTTCACCGTTGAATTCCCGCCCTTCGGCTCGCAGTCGGAGCAGACGATGACCGTCGTCTTGGGCAGGTCGGCAGACGGGCAGGCGGGCGGATAAGCAGGTCGTCTGCCCGGGGCAGGAGAGTTCCATGCGGATGGGCCTCACGATCGTCCTGGCCGGCCACATCGACCACGGGAAGACGACCCTGGTCCGGGCCCTGACGGGCATCGACACGGACCGCTTGGAGGAGGAAAAGCGGCGGGGCATGACCATCGAGCTCGGCTTTGCGCCCTGGCGGCTCCCGGACGGTCGCTGGGTCAGCTTCGTGGACGTCCCGGGCCATGAACGGCTGGTCCACACGATGATCGCCGGGGCGGCCGGCGTCGACGCCGTCCTCCTGGTCGTCGCCGCCGACGAGGGCGTCATGCCCCAGACGGTCGAGCACGCCGAGGTCTGCCGCCTGCTGGGCATCCGGGAGGGCCTCGTCGCCCTGACCAAGATCGACCGAGTGGACGACGACTGGCGGGCTTTCGTCGCCGAGACGGTCCGGGAGTGGCTGACGGAATTCGGCTGGGGCCATTTCCCCATCCTCGAGGTCTCGGCCTTACGGGGGGACGGCCTGGACCGCCTGCGGCAGGCCCTGGTCGAATTGCTGGACCGCCTGCCCGTGCCGCCGCCGGTCCAAGCCCCCCGGATCGCCGTGGACCGGGTATTTGCCCTGGCCGGCGTGGGGACCATCGTGACGGGCACGATGGAGGGCGCGCCCTTCCGGGTCCGTCAGACGGTGTCGGTCTATCCGAAGGGTCTGACGGCCACGATCCGCTCGATTCAGGTCCATGAGCGGTCGGTCCCGGAAGCCGTCCCGGGTGCCCGGACGGCCCTGAACCTGCAGGGCGTTCACCATACCGAGCTGACCCGTGGAGACTGGGTCGCCGAACCGGGTCGGATGACCGTCGACCGGGCCTGGTACGCCTGGGTCCGGTGGCTCCCCGAGGCGGGCCGGTGGCGGAAGCCCAGCTCGGTCATGCGGTTCCACTTCCATCACGGGGCGGCCGCCCACGTCGCCCGCCTGTTTTGGGTCGGTTCGGTGCCGGCCCAGTGGCCCGAGGCGGCCCTCGTCCGCCTCGTGTTTGCCGGGCCGGTCGCCGGAAACGCCGGCGACGCCTTCGTCCTCCGGGCCATCTCGCCCACGCGGGCCGTCGGGGGCGGCCAGCTCATCGAACCCGTCGGGCGGCGGACCCGCCGTCGGGAGCGGGCGGTCGCTGCCGCCTGGAAGGACTGGCCGGACCTGACGCCCGAGGCGCGGCTGGAGCGGTATGTCGAACTCCACGGTCTGGCGGGGGTTACTTGGTCGGACCTCCAGGCCTGGACGGGCTGGACGGATGAGACGCTCCGTCAGCACTTGAGACCCCTCGTCGAGGCCGGCCGGCTGGTCGCCGACCGATGGCCCGAGGCGACGTTCGTCACGACGGCCCCGGCCGTCCAGACGGCCTGGGAGCGGGCTCGCCGGGTCCTGGCCGAATATCACGCCCGGCATCCGCTTCGGTCGGGCATGCCCCGGGAGACGTGGGTCCAGCAGTGGTGTCCGCGGGTCCATCCTTTCTGGAACGGCGTCATCGCCGCCTGGGTCCAGGAAGGCCGCATCGTCCAGGAGGAGGACGAGGTCCGGCTGGCCGAGTTCCAGGTCGTCCTTCCGCCGGACCTGGCCGAGGCCATTCAGGACCTGCGGTCCGAGATCGCCCGGCACCCCTGGGAGGGCCTGCGGTGGCCGGACGTCCGGGACCGGGCCCTCCAGATGGGCGTCGACCCGGAGGACCTCCTGGTGTACCTGCGGAAGTCGGCCGGCGTCCTCGCCGTGGAGATGGAAGGCGTCCTGCACCTGGTCGACGCCGACTATGGGCGTCAATTTCGCCAGCTCTTGGAACGTCTGGCCGAGGGTCGGGACTACGTGACCGTGGGCGACGTCAAGCAGGCGACGGGATGGTCCCGGAAGTGGACCATCGCCTGGCTGGAGTTTGCCGCCCGCCAGCAGTGGACGCACCGGGTCGGCGATCAGCACTACGTCCGGCGGGCCCGGGAAAGAGGTCCCGGGCCATAAAAGGCGATAGAAGGGGGTCTCGAATCCGGCACCCGGGCCCCTTTCTTCCAGGTGAACCGTTCTGCATGGCCGACTCGGCCATCCGGCCGGGGCCTGGCATCTGGGACCCGAGACCGTTCCCCATGCATTGGAGAGTCTTCGCACCGGCGAAAATCAATCGTTTCCTGTGGGTCGGCGCCCGGGACGCGGCCGGCTACCACCCCCTGGTGACCCTTTTCCAGACGGTCGGCCTCTGGGATGAGATCGACATCCGGTGCCTTCGCCCGGACGGACCCCTCGAGGTCCGATGGGCCGTCGACCCGGTCGTCGGCTCCGACCCGGAGGCGACGACGCTGGCCCGGGCCGT of the bacterium HR11 genome contains:
- the selB gene encoding Selenocysteine-specific elongation factor — protein: MRMGLTIVLAGHIDHGKTTLVRALTGIDTDRLEEEKRRGMTIELGFAPWRLPDGRWVSFVDVPGHERLVHTMIAGAAGVDAVLLVVAADEGVMPQTVEHAEVCRLLGIREGLVALTKIDRVDDDWRAFVAETVREWLTEFGWGHFPILEVSALRGDGLDRLRQALVELLDRLPVPPPVQAPRIAVDRVFALAGVGTIVTGTMEGAPFRVRQTVSVYPKGLTATIRSIQVHERSVPEAVPGARTALNLQGVHHTELTRGDWVAEPGRMTVDRAWYAWVRWLPEAGRWRKPSSVMRFHFHHGAAAHVARLFWVGSVPAQWPEAALVRLVFAGPVAGNAGDAFVLRAISPTRAVGGGQLIEPVGRRTRRRERAVAAAWKDWPDLTPEARLERYVELHGLAGVTWSDLQAWTGWTDETLRQHLRPLVEAGRLVADRWPEATFVTTAPAVQTAWERARRVLAEYHARHPLRSGMPRETWVQQWCPRVHPFWNGVIAAWVQEGRIVQEEDEVRLAEFQVVLPPDLAEAIQDLRSEIARHPWEGLRWPDVRDRALQMGVDPEDLLVYLRKSAGVLAVEMEGVLHLVDADYGRQFRQLLERLAEGRDYVTVGDVKQATGWSRKWTIAWLEFAARQQWTHRVGDQHYVRRARERGPGP